The following are from one region of the Actinoplanes sp. L3-i22 genome:
- a CDS encoding ABC transporter ATP-binding protein, with amino-acid sequence MTSETVVRLGGVRKEYGETVALDGVSLEIRPGEAVAVMGPSGCGKSTLLNMIAGLDRPTAGTIEVHGERVDEMNETRLALFRRHHLGMIFQFFNLLDDLPALDNVALAAQLTGSKAGPARKRALELLDELGIADRRNMYPAVLSGGERQRVAVARALMNRPALLLADEPTGALDSKAGEQVMDLLLDLNQIGQTLLIVTHDERLAHRCASRLIEMSDGRVARESTLERL; translated from the coding sequence ATGACGAGTGAGACGGTGGTGCGCCTCGGCGGCGTACGCAAGGAGTACGGGGAGACCGTCGCGCTGGACGGGGTGTCCCTGGAGATCCGGCCCGGCGAGGCGGTGGCCGTGATGGGCCCGTCCGGGTGCGGGAAGTCCACGTTGCTCAACATGATCGCCGGGCTGGACCGGCCGACCGCCGGCACGATCGAGGTGCACGGCGAGCGCGTCGACGAGATGAACGAGACCCGGCTGGCGCTGTTCCGCCGCCACCACCTCGGGATGATCTTCCAGTTCTTCAACCTGCTGGACGACCTGCCCGCGCTGGACAACGTGGCCCTGGCCGCCCAGCTGACCGGCAGCAAGGCCGGCCCGGCCCGCAAACGGGCCCTGGAGCTGCTCGACGAGCTGGGCATCGCCGACCGCCGCAACATGTACCCGGCCGTCCTCAGTGGCGGCGAGCGGCAGCGGGTCGCGGTGGCCCGGGCGCTGATGAACCGGCCGGCGCTGCTGCTCGCCGACGAGCCCACCGGCGCGCTCGACTCGAAGGCCGGCGAGCAGGTGATGGACCTGCTGCTGGATCTGAACCAGATCGGTCAGACGCTGCTGATCGTCACGCACGACGAGCGGCTGGCGCACCGCTGCGCGAGCCGCCTGATCGAGATGAGCGACGGCCGGGTGGCCCGCGAGTCCACGCTGGAGAGACTATGA
- a CDS encoding PRC-barrel domain-containing protein, protein MITQEHIHTLQGREVHDRDGHKIGTAGQVWTDAAGMPTWVSVKTGLFGLNESLVPLQDADLAEDRLVVPFDKATVKDAPNVDAENDEPLSQAEVAQLYSYYGVQPHDSYQSYQAGAAASNEYYAGGESGYGRGADHSRDADFARGSDSAGETSGVIGAKHDDTHYETRGTDYEAGAGQGNGRYPTSYADERVTRPEERSDRPGLRRYVTTEQERIDIPAPREDRTEDGRLG, encoded by the coding sequence GTGATCACGCAGGAGCACATTCACACGCTGCAGGGCCGGGAAGTCCACGACCGGGACGGCCACAAGATCGGTACGGCCGGGCAGGTGTGGACCGACGCCGCCGGGATGCCCACCTGGGTGAGCGTGAAGACCGGACTCTTCGGGCTGAACGAGTCGCTGGTTCCGCTGCAGGACGCGGATCTGGCCGAGGATCGCCTGGTGGTGCCGTTCGACAAGGCGACGGTCAAGGACGCGCCGAACGTGGACGCCGAGAACGACGAACCGCTGTCGCAGGCCGAGGTGGCCCAGCTCTACTCCTACTACGGCGTGCAGCCGCACGACAGCTACCAGTCGTATCAGGCCGGCGCGGCGGCGAGCAACGAGTACTACGCGGGCGGCGAGTCCGGCTACGGCCGCGGCGCCGACCACAGCCGCGACGCCGACTTCGCCCGCGGCTCCGACAGCGCCGGTGAGACCAGCGGCGTCATCGGCGCCAAGCATGACGACACCCACTACGAGACGCGCGGCACCGACTACGAGGCCGGCGCCGGCCAGGGCAACGGCCGCTACCCGACCTCCTACGCCGACGAGCGGGTCACCCGGCCCGAGGAGCGCTCCGACCGGCCCGGCCTGCGCCGCTACGTGACGACCGAGCAGGAGCGGATCGACATCCCGGCCCCCCGCGAGGACCGCACCGAGGACGGCCGCCTCGGCTGA
- a CDS encoding DUF6401 family natural product biosynthesis protein yields the protein MELDLLDSACLALDQWAGRLGVPVDPPPGLVALADRHAARIRVAIGAVTPVNLAAYADGVADAAGARGWVPGPVVDWRVASWASVHLLAVCLMARGVC from the coding sequence ATGGAGTTGGATCTACTCGACAGTGCGTGCCTGGCCCTCGACCAGTGGGCCGGGCGGCTCGGCGTGCCCGTGGATCCGCCGCCGGGGCTGGTGGCGCTCGCCGACCGGCATGCCGCGCGGATCAGGGTGGCGATCGGCGCGGTGACGCCGGTGAATCTGGCCGCTTACGCGGACGGGGTGGCTGATGCGGCCGGGGCTCGGGGGTGGGTGCCGGGGCCGGTGGTGGACTGGCGGGTGGCGTCGTGGGCTTCGGTGCATCTGCTCGCGGTGTGCCTGATGGCTCGGGGGGTTTGCTGA
- a CDS encoding alkaline phosphatase family protein: protein MSSIRRIGTVLASLALLGAGLTAASSQAQAATSVPAFDHIVLVMFENKASSQITASSAAYFTSLAAQGAKFTQSYAITHPSQPNYIALFSGATQGVTNDDCPKTFTTGNLGAQLISAGRTFKGYSEAMPSDGYTGCSSGTYRRKHNSWVDFSTVPAAGNVRYSTFPTDYTKLPTVSFVTPDMCNDMHDCSVGTGNTWLKNNLDGYAQWAKTHNSLLIVTFDEDNSLSLNHIWTAFVGANVKTGSYTEKITHYTVLRTIESAYGLAALGGAASVSPITDVWQ from the coding sequence ATGTCGTCCATCAGGCGTATCGGGACTGTGCTCGCGTCCCTCGCTCTCCTCGGCGCCGGCCTCACCGCCGCGTCCTCCCAGGCCCAGGCCGCGACCAGCGTGCCCGCCTTCGACCACATCGTGCTGGTGATGTTCGAGAACAAGGCGTCCTCGCAGATCACCGCGTCCTCGGCGGCGTACTTCACGTCGCTGGCGGCACAGGGCGCGAAGTTCACCCAGTCGTACGCGATCACCCACCCCAGCCAGCCCAACTACATCGCCCTGTTCTCCGGCGCGACCCAGGGCGTGACCAACGACGACTGCCCCAAGACGTTCACCACCGGCAACCTCGGCGCCCAGCTGATCTCGGCCGGTAGGACGTTCAAGGGCTACTCCGAGGCGATGCCGTCGGACGGCTACACCGGCTGCTCCAGCGGCACCTACCGGCGCAAGCACAACAGCTGGGTCGACTTCAGCACCGTGCCCGCCGCCGGCAACGTCCGGTACAGCACGTTCCCCACCGACTACACCAAGCTGCCGACGGTCTCGTTCGTGACCCCGGACATGTGCAACGACATGCACGACTGCTCGGTCGGCACCGGCAACACCTGGCTCAAGAACAACCTCGACGGGTACGCCCAGTGGGCCAAGACCCACAACAGCCTGCTGATCGTGACGTTCGACGAGGACAACTCGCTCTCGCTGAACCACATCTGGACCGCGTTCGTCGGCGCGAACGTCAAGACCGGCTCCTACACCGAGAAGATCACGCACTACACCGTGCTGCGCACCATCGAGTCCGCGTACGGGCTCGCCGCGCTGGGCGGCGCCGCGAGCGTCTCGCCGATCACGGACGTCTGGCAGTAA
- a CDS encoding CU044_2847 family protein: protein MIVEVDDRDAGAVRVGGRHQMREAQQILDENLVRIRDATRTVLATLRSGTQPDEIKLVFGIKFNAEAGAVIARTGVEANIGVEMVWKQGSR from the coding sequence GTGATCGTCGAGGTGGACGATCGCGACGCGGGTGCGGTCCGGGTCGGCGGGCGTCATCAGATGCGCGAGGCCCAGCAGATCCTCGACGAGAACCTGGTCCGGATCCGGGACGCCACCCGGACCGTGCTGGCGACGCTGCGGTCCGGCACCCAGCCGGACGAGATCAAGCTGGTGTTCGGGATCAAGTTCAACGCCGAGGCCGGGGCGGTCATCGCCCGGACCGGCGTCGAGGCCAACATCGGCGTCGAGATGGTCTGGAAGCAGGGCTCTCGATGA
- a CDS encoding ABC transporter permease — MTAVWRAARAAIRRRKLQTFVIALVALFCTATGVVSLALLDAASAPFDRAFETQRGAHSVATFDPAKVTDAQLSGATAGVTALNGPFPQVVVEAEEQDDLFLAGGPLTVVGRADPGGAVDRLDVWRGRWATAPGEVVLASAPHPDDFDSGPLARTTTLTVHGTRLTVVGWAFSISGSADAWVAPAQMTAMRPAATQMLYRFAGDVSSKEAVAARLAGVTTGLPGGALVAAQPYLVLKDKAAAEPGTYLPFLGTFGVLGLLVAVIIVGNVVSGAVVSGVRHIGVLKAIGFTPRQVVTVYLTMVTVPAVIGAVPGTVLGAFAAQPMLGDTFRGLGFGQDTGTRPWVWAAGLIGLPVIVVLAALLPARRAHRLSAAEAISAGTTQRPGRGLRAQRALTGSRLPRSVSLGLGLPFARPGRTALTMATLLLGVLTVTFASGLSGSVVRVAEIGNRSGGDIGVRPTSPQIGPTSTRGETGIEAMLRGLPGTARVAVFYGVSVSVAGLSEPIPINFGRGDVAAMGYEAQLLDGHWITGPDEVVAPTQLMTRRGLKLGDRLTVELGGARTTFTLVGETVRGVPGPEGLFAERAALTRLDPGRKLVPENFFYQVQAVEGTDLNAYAAAVRTADPGLFAWNNTGGNDLTTVVRGFSTVLSILLAVVTALGVLNTVALNVFDRRRDLGMLKSIGMTPRQVVTMMVTSVAALGVIGGLIGIPLGMVAHHFVVPLAAKASSIRLPAEVMQVWRPGMLALLVLTGVLIAVLGALLPARSAARLTIAQVLHNE, encoded by the coding sequence ATGACGGCCGTGTGGCGGGCGGCTCGGGCCGCGATCCGCCGGCGCAAGCTGCAGACCTTCGTGATCGCCCTGGTGGCGCTCTTCTGCACGGCCACCGGGGTGGTCTCGCTCGCCCTGCTGGACGCCGCGTCCGCGCCGTTCGACCGCGCGTTCGAGACGCAGCGGGGCGCGCACTCGGTGGCCACGTTCGACCCGGCGAAGGTCACCGACGCCCAGCTGTCCGGCGCGACCGCCGGGGTGACCGCGTTGAACGGGCCGTTCCCGCAGGTCGTGGTCGAGGCCGAGGAGCAGGACGACCTCTTCCTCGCCGGCGGCCCGCTGACCGTGGTGGGTCGCGCCGACCCGGGCGGGGCCGTCGACCGGCTGGACGTCTGGCGGGGCCGCTGGGCCACCGCGCCGGGCGAGGTGGTGCTGGCCTCCGCGCCGCACCCGGACGACTTCGACAGCGGGCCGCTCGCCCGGACCACCACGCTCACCGTGCACGGGACCCGGCTCACCGTGGTCGGCTGGGCGTTCAGCATCAGCGGCTCGGCCGACGCCTGGGTCGCCCCGGCGCAGATGACCGCGATGCGTCCGGCCGCGACCCAGATGCTCTACCGGTTCGCGGGTGACGTCTCGTCGAAGGAGGCGGTGGCGGCGCGACTCGCCGGGGTGACCACGGGGCTCCCCGGCGGCGCGCTCGTCGCCGCCCAGCCGTACCTGGTCCTCAAGGACAAGGCGGCCGCCGAGCCCGGGACGTACCTGCCGTTCCTCGGCACGTTCGGGGTGCTGGGCCTGCTGGTGGCCGTGATCATCGTGGGCAACGTGGTGAGCGGCGCGGTGGTCTCCGGCGTCCGGCACATCGGGGTGCTCAAGGCGATCGGGTTCACCCCGCGCCAGGTCGTCACGGTGTACCTGACCATGGTGACCGTCCCGGCGGTGATCGGCGCGGTGCCGGGCACGGTGCTCGGGGCGTTCGCGGCCCAGCCGATGCTCGGCGACACGTTCCGCGGCCTGGGGTTCGGCCAGGACACCGGGACCCGGCCCTGGGTGTGGGCCGCCGGGCTGATCGGCCTGCCGGTGATCGTGGTGCTGGCCGCGCTGCTGCCGGCCCGCCGCGCCCACCGGCTCTCCGCCGCCGAGGCGATCTCGGCCGGCACCACCCAGCGGCCGGGCCGCGGCCTGCGGGCGCAGCGGGCGCTGACCGGCTCCCGGCTGCCGCGGTCGGTCAGCCTCGGGCTCGGCCTGCCGTTCGCCCGGCCCGGGCGGACCGCGCTGACCATGGCCACGCTGCTGCTCGGCGTCCTGACGGTGACCTTCGCGAGCGGGCTGTCCGGCTCGGTCGTGCGGGTCGCCGAGATCGGTAACCGCTCCGGCGGCGACATCGGGGTGCGGCCGACCTCGCCGCAGATCGGACCGACCAGCACCCGCGGCGAGACCGGGATCGAGGCGATGTTGCGCGGGCTGCCCGGCACCGCCCGGGTCGCGGTGTTCTACGGGGTGTCGGTCTCGGTCGCCGGGCTGAGCGAGCCGATTCCGATCAATTTCGGTCGCGGCGACGTCGCGGCGATGGGCTACGAGGCCCAGCTCCTGGACGGGCACTGGATCACCGGGCCGGACGAGGTGGTGGCGCCGACCCAGCTGATGACCCGGCGCGGCCTCAAGCTCGGCGACCGGCTCACCGTCGAGCTCGGCGGCGCCCGCACGACGTTCACCCTGGTCGGCGAGACGGTTCGGGGCGTGCCCGGCCCGGAGGGGCTGTTCGCCGAGCGGGCGGCGCTCACCCGGCTCGACCCCGGCCGCAAGCTCGTCCCGGAGAACTTCTTCTACCAGGTGCAGGCGGTCGAGGGGACCGACCTGAACGCGTACGCCGCCGCGGTCCGGACCGCCGACCCGGGGCTGTTCGCCTGGAACAACACCGGCGGCAACGACCTCACGACCGTCGTGCGCGGGTTCTCCACCGTCCTGTCGATCCTGCTGGCCGTGGTCACCGCGCTCGGCGTGCTGAACACGGTCGCGCTGAACGTCTTCGACCGGCGCCGCGACCTGGGCATGCTCAAGTCGATCGGGATGACCCCACGGCAGGTGGTGACCATGATGGTGACCTCGGTGGCCGCGCTCGGGGTGATCGGCGGCCTGATCGGAATCCCGCTGGGGATGGTGGCCCACCACTTCGTCGTGCCGCTCGCGGCGAAGGCCAGCAGCATCCGGCTGCCGGCCGAGGTGATGCAGGTCTGGCGGCCGGGGATGCTCGCGCTGCTGGTGCTCACCGGGGTGCTGATCGCGGTGCTCGGGGCGCTGCTGCCGGCCCGGTCGGCGGCCCGGCTGACGATCGCCCAGGTGCTGCACAACGAGTGA
- a CDS encoding 5'-3' exonuclease has protein sequence MTRPLLAVDAPSLYFRAFHGIPEKAAQTEAGEPVNAIRGFLDMIAQLVRTRRPDRLVCALDADWRPAWRVELVPTYKAHRVAHGAVEEVPASLERQVPILLEVLAAVGIPAFGVPGFEADDVLGTLAATQPAPVEVVSGDRDLFQLVDDERRTRLLYCGRGVAKLEDADEALVQAKYGVAARHYADFAAMRGDASDGLPGVAGVGEKTAARLIERYGGIAEIMAALDDPASGFAPGVRTKLEAGREYLSRALPVCLVALDVKLPDFDPALPTAPRDPDALLALAERWNLAGSARRLVDALAG, from the coding sequence GTGACTCGACCACTGCTGGCCGTCGACGCCCCGAGCTTGTACTTCCGGGCGTTTCACGGCATCCCGGAGAAGGCGGCGCAGACCGAGGCCGGTGAGCCGGTCAACGCGATCCGCGGGTTCCTCGACATGATCGCGCAGCTGGTGCGGACCAGGCGGCCCGACCGCCTGGTCTGCGCGCTGGACGCGGACTGGCGACCGGCCTGGCGGGTCGAGCTGGTGCCGACGTACAAGGCGCACCGGGTCGCGCACGGTGCGGTCGAGGAGGTGCCGGCCTCGCTCGAGCGGCAGGTGCCGATCCTGCTCGAGGTGCTCGCCGCGGTCGGCATCCCGGCCTTCGGCGTGCCGGGCTTCGAGGCGGACGACGTGCTCGGCACGCTCGCGGCGACCCAGCCCGCGCCGGTCGAGGTCGTCTCGGGCGACCGTGACCTGTTCCAGCTGGTCGACGACGAACGCCGGACCCGGCTGCTCTACTGCGGGCGCGGCGTGGCGAAGCTGGAGGATGCCGACGAGGCCCTGGTGCAGGCGAAGTACGGGGTGGCCGCGCGGCACTACGCGGACTTCGCGGCGATGCGCGGCGACGCCAGCGACGGCCTGCCCGGCGTGGCCGGGGTCGGGGAGAAGACCGCCGCCCGGCTGATCGAGCGGTACGGCGGGATCGCCGAGATCATGGCCGCGCTCGACGACCCGGCGTCGGGGTTCGCGCCGGGCGTGCGCACCAAGCTCGAAGCCGGCCGGGAGTATCTGTCGCGGGCGCTGCCGGTGTGCCTGGTCGCGCTGGACGTGAAGCTGCCCGACTTCGACCCGGCCCTGCCGACGGCGCCCCGCGACCCGGACGCGCTGCTGGCCCTGGCCGAGCGCTGGAACCTGGCCGGCTCGGCCCGGCGCCTGGTCGACGCCCTGGCGGGCTGA
- a CDS encoding glycosyltransferase family A protein, whose product MPLISVLTPVHADRAEFLAEAGESLAAQDLPAGWELEWLVQEDGPASELAAVPRRFPFARYQANGETLGVNIARNVALARANGSLVHVLDSDDLLLPGALRTAIAAFGAHPRIHWVSSQAYDLLPDLTRVSFPAPLEPGVIEPGVLTQLVLDSGKPAAPCAGLTARTDTVRAFGGWVATARGGDLALVVALGETTPGYLPPEITWLYRRHPGQITGQAGWSRLQDESMALIRQRIAALRRLSVSVAGD is encoded by the coding sequence ATGCCGCTGATCTCCGTCCTCACCCCGGTGCACGCGGACCGGGCGGAGTTCCTCGCCGAGGCGGGCGAGAGCCTCGCCGCGCAGGACCTGCCGGCCGGGTGGGAGCTGGAGTGGCTGGTCCAGGAGGACGGCCCGGCGTCGGAGTTGGCCGCCGTGCCCCGGCGGTTCCCGTTCGCCCGCTACCAGGCCAACGGCGAGACGCTGGGCGTCAACATCGCGCGCAACGTGGCCCTGGCCCGGGCGAACGGCTCGCTGGTGCACGTGCTCGACTCCGACGACCTGCTGCTGCCGGGCGCGTTGCGCACGGCGATCGCGGCGTTCGGCGCCCATCCGCGCATCCACTGGGTCAGTTCGCAGGCGTACGACCTGCTGCCGGACCTGACCCGGGTGTCGTTCCCGGCGCCGCTGGAGCCCGGGGTGATCGAGCCGGGTGTGCTGACCCAGCTGGTCCTGGACAGCGGGAAACCCGCGGCGCCGTGTGCCGGGCTGACCGCGCGCACCGACACCGTCCGGGCGTTCGGCGGCTGGGTGGCCACCGCGCGCGGCGGGGACCTGGCGCTGGTGGTGGCGCTGGGCGAGACGACGCCGGGTTACCTGCCGCCGGAGATCACCTGGTTGTACCGGCGGCACCCGGGCCAGATCACCGGCCAGGCTGGCTGGTCCCGGCTGCAGGACGAGTCGATGGCGCTGATCCGCCAGCGCATCGCCGCGCTGCGCCGCCTCAGCGTCTCCGTCGCCGGCGATTAG
- a CDS encoding MFS transporter yields MYLASVERPVAGRADRTKRVAGTVLALGTVSLITDVSSEMVSAILPLYLVAGLGLSPAVYGLIDGLYTGATALLRLVGGYVADRARRRKTVAGIGYGLSALMKFGLLAAGTSVPWLSAAIIADRAGKGLRTAPRDALITLATPDGQLGRAFGVHRAMDTAGAFAGPLVALAVLAASGQAYDAVFVVSGCVALIGVLVLVLFVRDHRAPRPASGTVSLGAAFALLRRRPIRMLLLGAVLLGLSTIGDGFVYLVIQRREDLATGWFPLLAVGTSLAYLLLAVPLGNLADRLGRAPVVVGGYAALLIIYLLLGSGWAGPLAVSLVLLLYGVYYAATDGVLMALAGPLLPAELRTTGLALVQTGQALAYLVSSVLFGLAWQWWDASGAIHAFALVAVLALPVSAVLLRGARNVVPSGGAGVH; encoded by the coding sequence ATGTATCTAGCCTCGGTGGAACGGCCGGTCGCGGGGCGCGCCGACCGCACCAAGCGGGTCGCCGGCACGGTCCTCGCCCTCGGCACGGTCAGCCTGATCACCGACGTGTCCAGCGAGATGGTCTCGGCTATCCTGCCGCTGTACCTGGTCGCCGGACTGGGGCTCAGCCCCGCCGTCTACGGGCTGATCGACGGCCTCTACACCGGGGCGACCGCACTGCTGCGCCTGGTCGGCGGCTACGTCGCCGACCGGGCGCGGCGCCGCAAGACGGTCGCCGGGATCGGCTACGGACTCTCCGCGCTGATGAAGTTCGGCCTGCTCGCGGCCGGCACCTCGGTGCCCTGGCTGAGCGCCGCGATCATCGCCGACCGGGCCGGCAAGGGGCTGCGCACCGCGCCCCGCGACGCCCTGATCACCCTCGCCACCCCGGACGGGCAGCTCGGGCGGGCGTTCGGTGTGCACCGGGCGATGGACACCGCGGGCGCGTTCGCCGGCCCGCTCGTCGCGCTGGCCGTGCTCGCCGCGTCCGGCCAGGCCTACGACGCGGTCTTCGTGGTCAGCGGCTGCGTCGCGCTGATCGGCGTGCTCGTCCTCGTGCTGTTCGTCCGCGACCACCGGGCGCCGCGCCCGGCGTCCGGCACGGTCAGCCTGGGCGCGGCGTTCGCGCTGCTGCGCCGGCGGCCGATCCGGATGCTGCTGCTCGGCGCGGTGCTGCTCGGCCTGAGCACCATCGGCGACGGCTTCGTCTACCTGGTGATCCAGCGCCGGGAGGACCTCGCCACCGGGTGGTTCCCGCTGCTCGCGGTGGGCACCAGCCTGGCCTACCTGCTGCTCGCCGTGCCGCTGGGCAACCTCGCCGATCGGCTCGGCCGGGCCCCGGTCGTCGTCGGCGGCTACGCCGCCCTCCTGATCATCTACCTGCTGCTCGGGTCCGGCTGGGCGGGTCCGCTCGCGGTCAGCCTCGTTCTTCTGCTGTACGGCGTCTACTACGCGGCCACCGACGGCGTGCTGATGGCGCTCGCCGGGCCGTTGCTCCCCGCCGAGCTGCGGACCACCGGTCTCGCCCTGGTGCAGACCGGCCAGGCGCTCGCCTACCTGGTCTCCTCGGTGCTCTTCGGTCTCGCCTGGCAGTGGTGGGACGCGAGCGGGGCGATCCACGCGTTCGCCCTCGTTGCGGTCCTGGCGCTGCCGGTCTCCGCCGTCCTGCTGCGGGGTGCCCGCAACGTCGTGCCGTCGGGGGGTGCCGGTGTCCACTGA
- a CDS encoding serine protease has product MTSPDASWRLVVENAGCGFAVTPTQGLTCAHVVGTEPTCVVRSLGERKVRVSSAYDPGDPGTRADIAVIDITGHTGALAPMGPPSAPRIGSTVRLLGLPLRAGDDFGRWARARVAGADPTGRWVQMDPLDAHTSPIDPGFSGGAVVEEETGRVIGMVVASLPGTAAWLIPLSTVIDHEPWVAAVTGDPLRTDPDFLRFLDQLRAGRYAEALDTLRGVEVRHGTASDTYYYWALTMLGGRRPAQHSAVVVEAVERVLNAALRRDPRSPHAKALLALLFEDYYVRGHVPGPRPDLTGVGQVDTAHADEIRRHVPAQECRVWQLLHRY; this is encoded by the coding sequence ATGACCTCGCCGGACGCGTCCTGGCGTCTGGTCGTCGAAAACGCCGGCTGCGGTTTCGCGGTCACCCCGACTCAGGGCCTGACCTGCGCGCACGTGGTCGGGACCGAGCCGACCTGCGTGGTGAGGTCGCTCGGCGAGCGCAAGGTGCGGGTCAGCTCGGCCTACGACCCCGGCGACCCCGGCACCCGGGCCGACATCGCGGTCATCGACATCACCGGGCACACCGGCGCGCTGGCCCCGATGGGCCCGCCGTCCGCTCCCCGGATCGGCAGCACGGTGCGCCTGCTCGGCCTGCCGTTGCGGGCGGGCGACGACTTCGGCCGGTGGGCCCGCGCCCGGGTGGCCGGCGCCGACCCGACCGGGCGATGGGTGCAGATGGACCCGCTCGACGCGCACACCAGCCCGATCGACCCGGGGTTCAGCGGGGGCGCGGTGGTCGAGGAGGAGACCGGCCGGGTGATCGGCATGGTCGTCGCGTCGCTGCCGGGGACGGCGGCCTGGCTGATCCCGCTGAGCACCGTCATCGACCACGAACCGTGGGTGGCCGCGGTGACCGGCGACCCGCTGCGAACCGATCCGGACTTCCTCCGGTTCCTCGATCAGCTGCGGGCCGGCCGGTACGCGGAGGCGCTCGACACGCTCCGCGGCGTCGAGGTCCGCCACGGCACGGCCTCGGACACCTACTACTACTGGGCGCTCACGATGCTCGGCGGTCGCCGTCCGGCACAGCACTCGGCCGTCGTCGTCGAAGCGGTTGAACGGGTCCTGAACGCGGCCCTGCGGCGCGATCCGCGCTCGCCGCACGCCAAGGCGCTGCTCGCGCTGCTGTTCGAGGACTACTACGTCCGCGGCCACGTACCCGGCCCACGGCCCGACCTGACCGGCGTCGGCCAGGTCGACACCGCCCACGCCGACGAGATCCGACGGCACGTACCCGCGCAGGAATGCCGGGTCTGGCAACTTCTCCACCGGTACTAG
- a CDS encoding aldo/keto reductase family protein, translating into MDHRRLGRSGLYLSEITYGNWLTHGESVGRDSAMTCIRAALDAGISTFDTADVYALGAAEELLGEALRPVRRSSVEIATKVCLPTGDGPNDRGLSRKHVMESCHASLRRLGTDYVDLYQAHRFDERTPLDETLIAFDDLVRQGKVLYLGVSEWTAPQIRAALDLAAGMGLRSRIVANQPQYNMLWRVIEPEVLPLCRDEGLGQIVFQPLAQGVLTGKYLPGQPPPEGSRASSGGRAPRFIRRVLGDELLERVQQLRPLADEAGLSMAQLAIAWTLRQDGVSSAIIGATRPEQVTENAAAAGVRLSDDLLVKIDAVLGDLVDRDPAKTAQMMAVKENWGRAAA; encoded by the coding sequence ATGGATCACCGACGCCTGGGGCGCAGCGGCCTCTACCTCAGTGAGATCACGTACGGAAACTGGCTGACCCATGGTGAGTCGGTGGGGCGCGACTCGGCCATGACGTGCATCCGGGCCGCGCTGGACGCCGGGATCTCCACGTTCGACACCGCCGACGTCTACGCGCTCGGCGCGGCCGAGGAGCTCCTCGGTGAGGCGCTGCGCCCGGTCCGCCGCTCGTCGGTGGAGATCGCCACGAAGGTGTGCCTGCCGACCGGCGACGGCCCGAACGACCGGGGCCTGTCCCGCAAGCACGTCATGGAATCGTGTCACGCCTCGCTGCGCCGGCTCGGCACCGACTACGTCGACCTCTACCAGGCGCACCGCTTCGACGAGCGGACGCCGCTCGACGAGACGCTGATCGCCTTCGACGACCTCGTACGTCAGGGCAAGGTCCTCTATCTGGGCGTCTCCGAATGGACCGCGCCGCAGATCCGGGCCGCCCTCGACCTCGCCGCGGGGATGGGCCTGCGCAGCCGGATCGTCGCCAACCAGCCGCAGTACAACATGCTCTGGCGGGTCATCGAGCCGGAGGTCCTGCCGCTCTGCCGGGACGAGGGCCTCGGGCAGATCGTCTTCCAGCCGCTCGCCCAGGGCGTGCTGACCGGCAAGTACCTGCCCGGGCAGCCCCCGCCGGAAGGTTCGCGCGCCTCCAGCGGCGGCCGGGCGCCCCGGTTCATCCGCCGGGTGCTCGGCGACGAGCTGCTCGAACGCGTTCAGCAGCTGCGGCCGCTCGCCGACGAGGCCGGGTTGTCGATGGCCCAGCTGGCGATCGCCTGGACCCTGCGGCAGGACGGCGTCAGCTCGGCGATCATCGGCGCGACCCGCCCGGAGCAGGTCACCGAGAACGCCGCCGCGGCCGGCGTCCGCCTGTCCGACGACCTGCTCGTCAAGATCGACGCGGTGCTCGGCGACCTGGTCGACCGCGACCCCGCCAAGACCGCCCAGATGATGGCGGTGAAGGAGAACTGGGGCCGGGCGGCGGCCTAA
- a CDS encoding PRC-barrel domain-containing protein encodes MAFSAGHSHSMFPAENLRDWRGQKVIDPDGGKIGDLEAVYVDTATDEPSFITVRVGFIGRHRLIFVPLDGATVKPDAVRVRYDKKLAGDAPAIDLDGELAAADEPRVFAHYGVPYAPGAGGERRLARR; translated from the coding sequence GTGGCATTCTCCGCCGGGCACAGCCACAGCATGTTCCCGGCGGAGAATCTGCGTGACTGGCGAGGCCAGAAGGTCATCGACCCGGACGGCGGCAAGATCGGCGACCTCGAGGCGGTGTACGTCGACACCGCCACCGACGAGCCGTCGTTCATCACCGTGCGGGTCGGCTTCATCGGCCGGCACCGGCTGATCTTCGTGCCGCTCGACGGCGCGACCGTCAAACCGGACGCGGTGCGGGTGCGGTACGACAAGAAGCTCGCCGGCGACGCGCCGGCCATCGACCTCGACGGCGAACTGGCGGCGGCCGACGAGCCGCGGGTGTTCGCGCACTACGGGGTGCCGTACGCGCCCGGGGCCGGCGGGGAACGCCGCCTCGCCCGGCGCTGA